Proteins encoded within one genomic window of Candidatus Poribacteria bacterium:
- a CDS encoding tetratricopeptide repeat protein — protein MKTIRYDIVTLITVIAITQYACIASSPQRLAGKRLQEKDYQGAIEVYQTVVDSKPGTPEARQVQLSIAKLYIEKMDQPQQGVQIYQDLIAAAPDSEEAAEAHWGLGLHAFKSEDYQAAQQFFDAIVNRFPTSERGYNAQLMLAKSYEELNEYRKAVEIYGNVANRHPEGKRATQALVNKARIQGERLRDETAAKRTYQSIVKRYGNVEGTEESISTAKQELRMMGAIIPKPDDQSLTQLERALERQRQRRERDRPRGGVERSPAMGEAPDYSNSGFNVDPEEIMRPFKTIINEMSGAGTEGAVYHDTVLKIAHLNWDTENYRNAGALYFHAIGLAERQGAHIDPFSYLRLSLCYRKLGMHQHASEMVRKAVKKDGQVLDAIISSAANQYIDEDYEKAIETYNSVVGLNRSKDPEIYWRIGLAYKKMNDPHKAVESFERAIAVKTEYTKALQSLAEVLHYQLKNTDRAAIFQDLVDQKGETYAGETELANLCYKYDNYGWATSKYELAARIAQKEKTDDTTPFQGRGIDNRVVYAKIHAAMAAYKGEMADKAQEIIDTLTSEYPNHPLIPYGQGQLAALKDDMDTAIAAFKTSIEQDSSFYAAPIALGEYYLSQGYTDETIALWKKSLRANPLNRVVRHRLHELTKRVGYRFEDAEKSRETSQGEIAAPTTSSQKSVSAASNAPRGRELPAKRRTIYPKRRLPKSQLPSALFVGLSENQITDTHGQPAQILSAVASIPNSTKRLAYGDPIHDAIDVATLEGSEFILGEEGVLGFRKVYSGDINAVAGSPIEYPTLVSEIPQELNSTRCHVINEKIIDTNKYFLIVQKAQIVWELDSERWIATVYTTYPADDRKSERSVNKYKPKLNDYHIMELLVTARDIPLNISLK, from the coding sequence ATGAAAACTATTAGATACGATATCGTCACCCTTATCACCGTGATAGCGATAACCCAATACGCTTGTATTGCATCAAGTCCACAGAGACTGGCTGGGAAGCGTCTACAAGAAAAGGACTATCAAGGTGCGATAGAAGTATATCAGACGGTTGTCGACTCCAAACCTGGAACACCAGAAGCACGCCAAGTACAACTCAGCATTGCGAAATTATACATCGAAAAGATGGATCAACCCCAACAGGGTGTCCAGATTTATCAAGATCTCATCGCTGCTGCCCCCGACAGTGAAGAAGCTGCCGAAGCTCACTGGGGCTTGGGGCTTCATGCCTTCAAATCAGAAGACTATCAAGCAGCGCAACAGTTTTTTGATGCTATCGTTAATAGGTTTCCGACATCGGAACGCGGTTATAACGCCCAACTAATGTTGGCAAAAAGCTATGAGGAACTTAATGAATATCGCAAAGCGGTAGAAATCTACGGCAATGTGGCAAACCGTCACCCGGAGGGTAAACGAGCGACACAAGCATTGGTAAATAAAGCTAGAATTCAGGGGGAACGGCTTCGCGATGAAACCGCCGCCAAGCGAACCTACCAATCTATCGTCAAGCGGTATGGCAACGTTGAAGGCACAGAAGAATCCATCAGCACCGCGAAACAAGAACTTCGCATGATGGGAGCGATTATCCCCAAACCGGATGATCAGTCTCTGACACAACTGGAGCGTGCATTGGAACGTCAAAGGCAACGCCGTGAAAGAGATCGTCCACGAGGTGGGGTTGAACGCAGTCCCGCAATGGGGGAAGCACCTGACTACTCAAACTCCGGCTTCAACGTGGATCCTGAGGAGATTATGAGACCCTTTAAGACAATCATTAATGAAATGAGCGGGGCAGGTACTGAAGGGGCAGTTTACCACGACACAGTGCTTAAAATCGCCCACCTGAATTGGGATACTGAAAACTATCGGAATGCTGGAGCGTTGTATTTTCATGCAATCGGACTCGCCGAACGTCAAGGGGCACACATCGATCCGTTTAGTTATCTCCGCCTCTCCCTCTGTTACCGCAAGCTAGGTATGCATCAGCATGCTAGCGAAATGGTAAGGAAAGCAGTCAAAAAAGATGGACAGGTTCTTGACGCTATTATCAGTAGTGCTGCCAATCAATACATTGACGAAGATTACGAAAAAGCTATTGAGACTTATAACTCTGTCGTGGGGTTGAATCGATCCAAAGATCCGGAAATCTATTGGAGAATAGGGCTAGCCTACAAAAAGATGAACGATCCGCACAAAGCGGTTGAATCTTTTGAACGCGCAATCGCTGTGAAAACAGAGTATACCAAGGCACTCCAAAGTCTCGCCGAAGTGCTTCACTATCAACTGAAAAATACCGACAGAGCCGCGATCTTCCAAGACCTCGTCGATCAGAAAGGCGAAACCTACGCCGGTGAAACAGAATTAGCCAATCTCTGCTACAAATACGATAATTACGGTTGGGCAACATCGAAATATGAACTCGCAGCGCGGATTGCTCAAAAAGAAAAAACTGATGATACGACCCCATTTCAGGGGCGCGGGATAGATAACCGGGTTGTTTACGCAAAGATACATGCAGCGATGGCAGCCTACAAGGGCGAAATGGCAGATAAAGCACAAGAAATCATTGATACACTCACCTCTGAATATCCCAATCATCCACTAATACCCTATGGACAGGGGCAACTCGCCGCACTCAAAGACGACATGGATACTGCAATCGCCGCCTTCAAAACGTCAATAGAACAAGATTCAAGTTTCTATGCAGCACCTATCGCACTCGGCGAATACTATCTCTCACAGGGATATACCGATGAGACAATCGCGTTATGGAAAAAATCGCTCAGAGCCAATCCACTGAACCGTGTAGTGCGTCACCGGCTCCACGAGTTGACAAAGCGGGTTGGCTACAGATTCGAAGATGCAGAAAAATCGCGCGAGACATCGCAAGGCGAGATCGCAGCACCAACGACCTCTTCTCAAAAGAGCGTTTCCGCAGCGTCTAACGCGCCGAGGGGCAGGGAACTCCCCGCCAAGCGACGGACAATCTATCCGAAGCGTCGTCTCCCAAAATCGCAATTACCGTCCGCATTATTCGTCGGATTGAGTGAAAACCAAATCACCGATACACACGGACAACCAGCCCAAATCCTGTCCGCTGTAGCCAGTATCCCCAATTCCACAAAGCGATTAGCCTATGGCGATCCTATACACGATGCAATAGATGTCGCCACCCTTGAAGGTTCGGAGTTCATTCTTGGTGAAGAAGGAGTGCTCGGATTCCGAAAAGTCTATTCTGGAGATATAAATGCGGTGGCAGGCAGTCCAATCGAGTATCCTACCTTGGTCAGTGAAATTCCGCAAGAGTTGAATTCAACACGTTGCCATGTTATCAATGAGAAAATCATTGATACGAACAAGTACTTCCTGATTGTCCAAAAAGCACAGATAGTTTGGGAACTTGATTCGGAACGCTGGATAGCAACCGTGTACACAACCTACCCAGCCGACGATCGTAAATCAGAACGGTCCGTCAATAAGTACAAACCGAAATTGAACGATTACCACATTATGGAACTTTTGGTGACGGCTCGGGACATCCCACTTAACATTAGCCTCAAATAA
- a CDS encoding tetratricopeptide repeat protein — MKIVLNPHSGAIRFGIFFLVVAVLVTTQYACVSKSMDEQIGQLIQEKDYQGAADAYQSVIDSKPGTSEARQAQLGIAKLYIEKMDQPQLGIKVYQDLLATVPDSDEAAEAHWRLGLHAFKSKDYQAAQQSFDTIVNNFPASERSHNAQLMLAKSYEEASNYEKAAEVYDNVANRHPEGKRATQALVNKARIEQEYLNNQAAATQTYQSLVKQYGAIDGTEESVEEAKKALQLIGASIPRPDEPDAQELATEYSRRSNYRERRRAERDEAGFESSPATGIPKDIPESGFGVNPEEIMGPYKETIMQEGTADQDFAPEVYHDTVLKIAFLKLQFQEYRDAGALFFYAIELAKREKARIDPYSFLRLSVCYRKVGLYQRAAKVLREAVRRDVSVLEAVVVTGDNQYIDEEYERAIETYNSIVGLNRSKDPELYWRLGLVYQKMGNYEKEAEFCERAIASRTDYTDALQSLAYVLFRHLNDKNRARIFDELARGQSNSYEGEIELGAICYKYGNYTWAKTKYQAAARFAERQKKDSMSPPEQRLLGSRIVYAKVHAAMAFYKNGMEDKGQEIFDALAAEYPDHPLTSYGNGQLALLKGDTDTAIAEFKASMEKDPKSHAAPIALGEYYLSQGYIDEAKALWSGFLKANPRNRVVRQRLGTLNRQLEAGTSSN, encoded by the coding sequence ATGAAAATTGTTTTGAATCCCCATAGCGGGGCTATTAGATTTGGCATCTTTTTTTTAGTGGTCGCTGTGCTTGTGACAACCCAATACGCCTGCGTTTCAAAGAGTATGGACGAACAGATAGGTCAACTCATCCAAGAAAAGGACTATCAAGGCGCAGCTGATGCTTATCAGTCTGTCATCGATTCCAAACCTGGAACATCAGAAGCCCGTCAGGCGCAATTGGGTATTGCCAAACTATATATCGAAAAAATGGATCAACCCCAACTGGGCATCAAAGTTTACCAAGATCTTCTTGCCACTGTCCCCGACAGCGACGAAGCTGCCGAAGCTCACTGGCGTTTGGGGCTTCATGCCTTCAAGTCGAAAGACTATCAAGCGGCACAACAATCTTTTGACACCATCGTCAATAACTTTCCAGCGTCAGAACGTAGTCATAACGCCCAACTGATGCTGGCAAAAAGCTATGAAGAAGCCAGCAATTATGAGAAAGCCGCGGAAGTTTACGATAACGTGGCAAATCGCCACCCGGAGGGTAAACGCGCGACACAGGCGTTGGTCAATAAAGCCAGAATTGAACAGGAATATCTCAATAATCAAGCCGCCGCTACGCAAACATACCAGTCCCTCGTTAAGCAGTATGGAGCGATCGACGGCACAGAAGAATCGGTTGAGGAAGCGAAAAAGGCTCTCCAATTGATAGGGGCAAGTATCCCCAGACCAGATGAACCAGACGCACAGGAACTTGCAACGGAATATAGCCGCAGATCAAATTATCGGGAGCGACGCCGTGCCGAACGCGATGAGGCAGGCTTTGAGTCTAGCCCGGCAACGGGGATCCCAAAAGACATTCCAGAATCTGGTTTCGGCGTGAATCCCGAAGAAATCATGGGACCTTATAAGGAGACGATTATGCAAGAAGGTACCGCGGATCAGGACTTCGCGCCCGAAGTTTATCACGACACGGTGCTTAAAATTGCTTTCTTGAAATTGCAGTTTCAAGAGTATCGAGACGCCGGTGCATTATTCTTTTATGCAATTGAACTCGCTAAACGTGAGAAGGCACGGATTGATCCATATAGTTTTCTCCGTCTATCGGTTTGCTATCGGAAAGTAGGCCTGTACCAGCGCGCGGCAAAAGTGTTGAGAGAAGCAGTGAGAAGAGATGTAAGCGTTCTTGAGGCTGTCGTTGTAACAGGAGACAACCAGTATATAGATGAAGAGTATGAACGAGCCATTGAGACCTACAACTCTATTGTAGGACTAAATCGCAGCAAAGACCCGGAGCTTTATTGGAGATTAGGGCTTGTCTACCAGAAGATGGGCAATTACGAAAAAGAAGCAGAATTTTGCGAACGTGCAATCGCCTCTAGAACGGACTACACCGACGCGCTCCAGAGTCTCGCGTATGTACTCTTCCGCCATCTCAACGATAAAAACCGCGCAAGAATTTTTGACGAACTCGCTAGGGGGCAAAGTAATAGTTACGAGGGCGAAATAGAGCTCGGTGCAATCTGCTACAAGTACGGCAACTATACCTGGGCAAAGACAAAATATCAAGCTGCTGCACGGTTCGCAGAACGGCAGAAAAAAGATTCAATGTCACCCCCAGAACAACGCCTCCTCGGCAGCCGGATTGTCTACGCAAAGGTACATGCAGCGATGGCGTTCTACAAAAACGGGATGGAAGATAAGGGACAGGAAATATTCGATGCACTTGCCGCCGAATATCCCGATCACCCACTGACCTCCTACGGAAATGGGCAGCTAGCGCTCCTCAAAGGAGATACCGATACCGCTATTGCAGAGTTCAAAGCATCAATGGAAAAGGACCCGAAATCTCACGCAGCCCCCATTGCTCTCGGCGAATACTATCTCTCACAAGGATATATCGATGAAGCAAAAGCATTGTGGAGTGGATTCCTCAAAGCCAACCCCCGCAATCGTGTGGTGCGTCAACGGCTAGGTACCTTGAATAGGCAGCTTGAAGCGGGAACAAGTTCGAATTAG
- a CDS encoding inositol monophosphatase, whose amino-acid sequence MQELAEILKPVEGIAREAGQILMDYYGEIRQIDYKGIGDIVTEADKAAEKLITERLESRFPDYATLGEEFGMSDVKSDNCWVTDPLDGTANYAARCPIFAVAIGLLHNGAPILGVVFDPNTDRMFSAVKGGGATLNGGSIRVNDRAKLDPIGLFGFGSPVLETLHPFIQKCGKGRSLGSAALHICSVATGYFDGSFDLYTKLWDIAAAAVILQEAGGIMTHPSGAPLFPLSSESSAYQGHDVPFLATNGRIHEECLKTLEENKDNLQP is encoded by the coding sequence ATGCAAGAACTCGCAGAGATCCTAAAACCGGTTGAGGGGATCGCCCGAGAAGCCGGTCAAATTTTAATGGATTACTATGGAGAAATTCGTCAGATTGATTATAAGGGTATTGGTGATATCGTAACCGAGGCAGACAAAGCCGCTGAAAAACTCATCACAGAACGATTAGAATCCCGTTTTCCAGACTATGCCACGCTCGGCGAGGAGTTTGGGATGTCGGACGTAAAATCGGATAACTGTTGGGTCACAGATCCACTGGACGGAACAGCAAACTATGCGGCGCGTTGTCCAATCTTTGCGGTTGCCATTGGGCTACTACACAACGGCGCCCCAATTCTCGGTGTAGTGTTTGATCCCAACACCGATCGGATGTTCAGCGCAGTCAAGGGCGGAGGGGCTACGTTGAACGGGGGCTCTATCCGGGTCAACGACCGCGCAAAATTAGATCCCATTGGGCTATTCGGATTTGGGTCGCCGGTCCTCGAAACGCTCCACCCGTTCATACAAAAGTGTGGTAAAGGACGCAGCCTCGGTTCCGCAGCACTCCATATCTGCTCGGTTGCTACCGGTTACTTTGATGGAAGTTTCGACCTCTATACAAAACTCTGGGACATCGCTGCGGCGGCTGTTATTCTACAAGAAGCCGGTGGCATTATGACTCATCCGTCGGGTGCACCATTGTTTCCGTTATCATCAGAATCCTCCGCCTATCAAGGGCATGATGTCCCCTTTCTCGCAACCAATGGAAGGATACATGAGGAATGCCTAAAAACTCTCGAAGAAAATAAAGATAACTTGCAACCATAA